In Penaeus monodon isolate SGIC_2016 chromosome 15, NSTDA_Pmon_1, whole genome shotgun sequence, a genomic segment contains:
- the LOC119581980 gene encoding uncharacterized protein LOC119581980: MVMKYCVGGGCGCCLSGCAANFKKKCGKYHGYCAKSCRKGERIIEKGCSGRTCVCCAPPCMLQLKCQSYGGKCSQSCQANERKIILGCKNQNKKCKCCAPACNITNSCLVAGGYCVSKVSKCKGYVNAEGCIGDRCMCCLPDKGSAQLVEGATQSDIISDHELAPLYRALVASKKVVASARRTLNELEKAMNAVREEPESSPKVGFAVEKLESLEEAVKRKNWLLVTKSSLEVADALPDVTAVTHMLSQSCVLVTGSELPYVVSEAQLKALRIFISIGDQLQDISEKMDGSFKTTSSNEETKTNMITLTTLPYKSSSKIYSSTKTNHISSTPISNDKDDRKRLYKQSEQCSQ; encoded by the exons ATGGTCATGAAGTACTGCGTGGGCGGCGGGTGCGGGTGCTGCCTCTCGG GTTGTGCGGCCAATTTCAAGAAGAAATGCGGGAAATACCACGGTTACTGCGCCAAGTCCTGCAGGAAGGGAGAACGCATCATAGAAAAAGGATGTTCAGGGAGAACTTGCGTATGTTGCGCTCCACCTTGTATGTTGCAACTCAAATGCCAATCGTACGGAGGAAAATGTTCGCAAAGTTGCCAGGCGAACGAAAGGAAGATCATACTGGGATGCAAAAACCAAAATAAGAAGTGCAAATGTTGCGCCCCTGCTTGCAACATCACCAACTCGTGCCTGGTGGCTGGCGGATACTGTGTCTCCAAAGTGTCAAAATGCAAAGGATATGTGAACGCGGAAGGGTGTATCGGCGACAGATGCATGTGCTGCTTGCCAG ACAAAGGCTCGGCACAACTAGTGGAAGGCGCCACCCAGTCCGACATTATCAGCGACCACGAGCTCGCTCCGTTGTACCGTGCGCTTGTAGCCTCCAAGAAAGTCGTCGCTTCTGCCAGGAGAACCCTGAATGAGCTCGAGAAAGCCATGAATGCGGTCAGAGAGGAGCCGGAGAGTTCTCCCAAAGTGGGCTTCGCGGTCGAGAAACTAGAGTCCCTCGAGGAAGCCGTGAAGAGAAAGAACTGGCTCCTCGTCACCAAGTCTTCGCTCGAGGTGGCCGACGCCCTGCCCGATGTAACAGCAGTCACCCACATGCTGAGCCAAAGCTGCGTCCTTGTCACTGGGTCCGAGCTTCCGTACGTCGTATCTGAGGCCCAGCTCAAGGCACTCAGGATTTTTATCAGCATTGGGGATCAGCTGCAAGATATTAGTGAAAAGATGGACGGTTCCTTCAAGACCACTAGCAGTAACGAAGAAACAAAAACTAACATGATTACATTAACAACCCTGCCTTACAAGTCTTCCTCAAAGATCTACAGTTCCACGAAAACGAATCATATTTCAAGTACCCCAATCTCTAATGATAAGGACGACCGAAAACGCCTCTACAAGCAATCAGAGCAATGCAGTCAATAA